From Nomascus leucogenys isolate Asia chromosome 15, Asia_NLE_v1, whole genome shotgun sequence, a single genomic window includes:
- the SIAE gene encoding sialate O-acetylesterase isoform X2, with amino-acid sequence MVLQKEPAGAVIWGFGTPGATVTVTLRQGQETIMKKVTSVKAHSDTWMVVLDPMKPGGPFEVMAQQTSEKINFTLRVHDVLFGDVWLCSGQSNMQMTVLQIFNATRELSNTAAYQSVRILSVSPIQAEQELEDLVAVDLQWSKPTSENLGHGYFKYMSAVCWLFGRHLYDTLQYPIGLIASSWGGTPIEAWSSGRSLKACGVPKQGSAPYDSVTGPSKHSVLWNAMIHPLCNMTLKGVVWYQGESNINYNMDLYNCTFPALIEDWRETFHRGSQGQTERFFPFGLVQLSSDLSKKSSDDGFPQIRWHQTADFGYVPNPKMPNTFMAVAMDLCDRDSPFGSIHPRDKQTVAYRLHLGARALAYGEKNLTFEGPLPEKIELLAHKGLLNLTYYQQIQVQKRDNKIFEISCCSDHRCKWLPASMNTVSTQSLTLAIDSCHGTVVALRYAWTTWPCEYKQCPLYHPSSALPAPPFIAFVTDQGPGHQSNVAK; translated from the exons CTCACTCTGATACCTGGATGGTGGTACTGGATCCTATGAAGCCTGGAGGACCTTTCGAAGTGATGGCACAACAGACTTCGGAGAAAATAAACTTCACCCTGAGAGTTCATGATGTCCTGTTTGGAGATGTCTGGCTCTGTAGTGGGCAGAGTAACATGCAGATGACTGTGTTACAG ATATTTAATGCTACAAGGGAGTTGTCTAACACTGCTGCCTATCAGTCTGTCCGCATCCTCTCCGTCTCTCCTATTCAGGCAGAGCAGGAGCTGGAGGACCTTGTTGCGGTTGACTTGCAATGGTCTAAGCCCACCTCAG AAAACTTAGGCCATGGATATTTCAAGTACATGTCAGCAGTGTGCTGGCTCTTTGGACGTCACCTGTATGACACTCTGCAGTATCCCATCGGGCTGATCGCCTCCAGCTGGGGCGGGACACCCATTGAAGCCTGGTCATCTGGACGGTCACTGAAAGCCTGTGGGGTCCCTAAACAAGG GTCCGCTCCATACGATTCTGTAACTGGTCCCAGTAAGCACTCTGTTCTCTGGAATGCCATGATCCATCCACTGTGCAATATGACTCTGAAAGGGGTGGTATGGTACCAGG GGGAGTCCAATATAAATTATAACATGGATCTGTACAATTGCACATTCCCTGCGCTCATCGAAGACTGGCGTGAAACCTTCCACCGTGGTTCCCAGGGGCAGACGGAGCGTTTCTTCCCATTTGGACTTGTCCAG TTATCTTCAGATTTGTCTAAGAAGAGCTCAGACGATGGATTTCCCCAGATCCGTTGGCATCAAACAGCAGACTTCGGCTATGTCCCCAACCCAAAGATGCCCAATACCTTCATGGCTGTAGCTATGGATCTCTGTGATAGAGACTCCCCTTTTGGCAG CATCCACCCTCGAGATAAACAGACTGTGGCTTATCGGCTGCACTTGGGGGCCCGTGCTCTGGCTTATGGTGAGAAGAATTTGACCTTTGAAGGACCACTGCCTGAGAAGATAGAACTCTTGGCTCACAAGGGGCTGCTCAATCTCACATATTACCAGCAAATCCAGGTGCAGAAAAGGGACAACAAGATATTTGAG ATCTCCTGTTGCAGTGACCATCGATGCAAGTGGCTTCCAGCTTCCATGAACACCGTCTCTACCCAGTCCCTGACCCTGGCGATCGATTCTTGTCATGGGACTGTGGTTGCTCTCCGGTATGCTTGGACCACATGGCCTTGTGAATATAAGCAGTGTCCCCTATACCACCCCAGCAGTGCCCTTCCAGCCCCTCCCTTCATTGCTTTCGTTACAGACCAGGGTCCTGGACATCAGAGCAATGTTGCTAAATGA